Proteins encoded in a region of the Tetrapisispora phaffii CBS 4417 chromosome 12, complete genome genome:
- the TPHA0L01530 gene encoding gag-pol fusion protein (Ty like retrotransposon), producing the protein MDYTRATEVANDTNLDVGTTQHKLVSPHGGLTRMDNDHSSSQVVKETLQSNIEIPNENTDVFIRTFKNRLSTLEGLYEKTMMKHDEFLNSIEAGDYLSKITKLEEEEKGLELNIEKLRTKIIDREGLLNNRTTAHTRTSINNTVTNGSNKEEGNQQTNLMNNGSLMFKTLNGKEVVINKNYLPLNIEFKLINIEDLPLWIKEFVKFLNYYNLDNLNELPESTIIDPVEDQFIKGQLKENIKCEDIYDFIFMENSSIEILNEVKRIFLRKLNFAKRQKLWKQVSITEKSNNLALQLNLLNKLVGIEEFIDTNKMEIFNLIINRINNQVLQRINAVPIDLSKITPTQYLGIIKKHAEDAFEFHEQIKQFYSSEREEAKSNSKNPETLRPIVKKVQRNPVQTKISTKKNQLKSAVDTVIDSGSGINFTNKKGLIFNYRKLTTIPEYSGVGSSSNLQIIGQGSLRVRMDNNGKYQYIPVYYCPDEDATVLSAIGLRKTLGFIITEDYKNLKNDSISIKIHNVANTTWIKSNDLLLSSKDNRTSEKLTKASSIRWIKPSTSFNNKTVTIHEAHERSNHLPVDVIVHNIENNAFSDVNKINLKKSELINFYCEQCVQAKMKQHDHIKDSMNKHYEQMQPGQSWSLDIRGPLGKNLAKVDNYLLLMVDNVSRFLLVSTHTNKNKETISLQIKNNIQYIEKQYDRIVKELIVDRGSEFTNDSLKTYVSEKGIKLMLTDTNDHASNARAERFIGIMNNDIRTLMHNSDLPWALWKYAALAAARIRNLFMTKKLNCSPMTTLSGKNEQIRFNSFLPFGAHAFVKNQTNNKLTNQGIPAITLCKDPNSFGYLFYLPQTRKVISTMSYILANSEVNGDFIDPNKVLSEIVPDNDDTNEVTSEDALEIEAEPSNADDITIIEGIENDTQYKIPPNIQEDTVYGLDTINIHDNQKVSDHTRSSTADEEVKEPTLEQDTTNTSDNHSVHEAHMSTLPKDTATATSHIDILPDSVAESEPVKNVSDQELLLINRFDNKNSDKFPSTEAMKQRRTKLFLKEFASITRRPLKSRKRELTTLDLEEFEAAEEQKKKIKLRSVQAVNKIRTLYFKTAITNNTDVRERKLFSEAFEKELQNLLKMQVFDTSISIPRNQVPANRIIPLQTIFTVKRDGTHKARIVCRGDKQTEATYSNYHTDLLQIDTLKLFLMIANNRKMWIQTLDINHAFLYADLREEIYVPLPHDRRFVTPLKKALYGLKQSPKEWNEHLKKFLNSIDLDDSRHTPGIFRNHDYSIMIAVYVDDCVIAAKSQELLDEFVSTLRNRFELKIIGKMNQGILPTDVLGMDLDYNIDEGKISLSLQSYIESIENDWLDKISHIKTTSTPHVSSYEHNIKNIDSMDTKTRSKKINELQKINGVINYIRSRCRYDIEFAANKLARSVNFPADNVFYMADKLMNYIFQTKSEKLVFTRETTDNPAITLLSDASLGTEHDMKSRMGIMLWYGENLYKVISRASSAVRNSSTEAELDAIYEGSKEAYYLKNF; encoded by the coding sequence atggactatactagagcaactgaagtggctaatgacactaacttagatgttggaactacccaacataagcttgtttctccacatGGAGGTCTTACCCGGATGGATAACGACCATTCGAGTTCTCAGGTTGTAAAGGAAACCCttcaatcaaatattgagaTTCCTAATGAGAACACAGATGTTTTCATTagaacatttaaaaatcgTTTAAGCACCCTAGAGGGCTTATACGAAAAGACTATGATGAAGCATGACGAATTTCTTAACTCAATCGAAGCTGGTGACTATTTAAGCAAAATCACTAAGCTGgaagaggaagaaaaaGGTCTTGAGCTGAAcatagaaaaattaaggACGAAAATCATTGATAGAGAAGGACTGTTAAATAACAGAACCACTGCTCATACAAGAACGTCCATTAATAATACTGTAACAAACGGCAGTAACAAGGAAGAAGGTAATCAACAAACTAACTTGATGAACAATGGATCATTAATGTTCAAGACATTAAATGGTAAAGAAGTTGTTATCAATAAGAATTACCTTCCActtaatattgaatttaaactAATCAATATTGAGGACCTTCCGTTGTGGATCAAGGAATTCGTTAAATTcctaaattattacaatttagataatttaaatgaattgcCAGAATCTACAATAATTGACCCTGTAGAAGATCAATTCATAAAGGGTCAACTCAAGGAAAATATCAAGTGTGAAGATATATATGACTTTATCTTCATGGAGAATAGTTCCATTGAAATCTTAAACGAAGTTAAGAGAATTTTCTTAAGAAAACTTAACTTTGCCAAACGCCAAAAATTATGGAAACAAGTGTCAATCACTGAGAAATCCAATAATTTGGCTTTACaactaaatttattgaataaattagttggaattgaagaattcatTGACACCAATAAGATGGAAATCTTCAATTTGATTATCAATAGGATTAACAATCAAGTATTGCAACGAATTAATGCAGTACCTATTGATCTATCAAAAATAACTCCTACTCAATATCTaggaattattaaaaaacacGCAGAGGATgcttttgaatttcatgAACAAATAAAGCAATTTTATTCATCTGAACGAGAAGAAGCCAAATCTAACTCTAAAAATCCAGAAACTCTTAGGCCTATTGTAAAAAAGGTACAGAGAAATCCAGTACAAACGAAAATATCCACAAAGaagaatcaattaaaatcagCTGTGGATACAGTAATTGATTCAGGATCTGGGATTAACTTCACCAATAAAAAGGgattaattttcaattatagAAAATTAACAACAATCCCTGAATATTCTGGTGTCGGATCTTCAAGCAATCTGCAGATCATTGGACAGGGGTCCTTAAGAGTTAGAATGGATAATAACggaaaatatcaatacaTTCCTGTTTACTACTGTCCAGATGAAGATGCAACAGTTCTGTCAGCCATTGGCCTTCGCAAAACACTTGGTTTTATAATTACCGAAGATTACAAAAATCTAAAGAATGACAGCATTAGTATTAAAATACATAACGTAGCCAATACTACCTGGATAAAGTCTAATGATTTACTATTATCTTCCAAAGATAATAGGACTTCGGAAAAATTAACGAAGGCGTCATCCATAAGATGGATTAAACCTTCGACAAgctttaataataaaactgtGACTATACATGAAGCACATGAAAGATCAAATCATCTTCCTGTAGATGTCATAGTTCacaatattgaaaataatgctTTTTCAGATGTTAACAAAATCAACTTAAAAAAATCAGAGCTGATCAATTTTTACTGTGAGCAATGTGTTCAAGCGAAAATGAAACAGCATGATCATATCAAGGACTCCATGAATAAACACTACGAACAAATGCAACCAGGACAATCCTGGAGCTTAGATATTCGTGGTCCTTTAGGAAAGAACCTTGCAAAAGTTGATAACTACTTATTATTGATGGTAGATAATGTTTCAAGATTTTTACTAGTATCCACACATAcgaataaaaataaagaaaccaTTTCTCTgcaaatcaaaaataatatacagTACATCGAAAAGCAATATGATCGAATTGTAAAAGAGCTTATTGTTGATAGAGGATCTGAATTTACTAATGATTCTCTAAAAACATATGTATCGGAGAAAGGTATTAAATTAATGCTTACCGATACAAACGACCATGCTTCCAACGCTCGTGCAGAAAGATTCATTGGTATTATGAACAATGATATTAGAACATTAATGCATAACAGTGATCTTCCTTGGGCACTCTGGAAATATGCAGCTCTTGCAGCTGCTAGAATCAGGAATTTGTTCATGACTAAGAAGTTAAATTGTAGTCCAATGACCACATTATCAGGAAAGAATGAACAAATTCGATTTAATTCCTTCTTACCGTTCGGTGCGCATGCGTTCGtaaaaaatcaaacaaACAACAAGTTAACCAATCAAGGTATACCAGCCATAACCTTGTGTAAGGATCCAAATTCCTTTGGTTACTTGTTCTATCTACCACAAACTCGAAAAGTCATTAGTACTATGAGTTATATATTGGCTAATTCTGAAGTAAACGGTGATTTCATAGATCCAAATAAGGTCTTAAGTGAAATCGTTCCTGATAACGATGACACAAATGAAGTCACATCAGAAGATGCTCTTGAAATTGAGGCTGAACCCAGTAATGCTGATGACATTACTATTATCGAAGGGATTGAAAATGACACTCAGTATAAAATTCCGCCCAATATTCAAGAAGACACTGTCTATGGTCTGGATactataaatattcatgACAACCAAAAGGTTTCTGACCACACTCGCTCGTCGACCGCCGATGAGGAGGTCAAAGAACCTACATTGGAACAGGACACTACGAATACTTCAGACAACCATTCTGTCCACGAAGCTCATATGTCTACTTTACCAAAGGACACTGCTACTGCAACTTCacatattgatattttgcCAGACAGTGTCGCAGAAAGTGAGCCCGTTAAAAATGTCTCTGATCAAGAGCTGCTGTTAATCAACCGTTTCGATAATAAGAATTCGGACAAGTTTCCCAGCACCGAAGCCATGAAACAGAGAAGGACAAAGCTGTTTCTCAAAGAATTTGCTTCAATCACTAGACGTCCATTAAAGTCTCGGAAACGTGAACTTACCACCTTGGATCTTGAGGAATTTGAAGCAGCGGAGGaacagaagaaaaaaatcaagTTACGTTCTGTACAAGCagtcaataaaattagaactttatattttaagacTGCTATCACCAATAATACAGACGTTCGAGAACGAAAACTCTTTTCGGAAGCATTTGAGAAAGAACTACAAAATCTTTTGAAGATGCAAGTTTTTGACACATCAATCTCCATTCCTAGAAATCAAGTCCCAGCTAACCGAATTATACCTCTTCAGACTATATTTACGGTGAAGCGTGATGGGACTCATAAAGCTCGTATTGTTTGCCGAGGGGACAAACAAACGGAAGCCACCTACAGTAACTATCATACagatcttcttcaaattgatactttgaaattgttcCTGATGATAGCCAATAACCGTAAGATGTGGATACAGACTTTAGATATAAATCATGCATTTTTGTATGCTGATTTACGGGAGGAGATATATGTTCCACTTCCACACGATAGGAGATTTGTGACACCGTTAAAAAAGGCACTTTACGGTTTAAAACAAAGTCCTAAGGAATGGAATGAGCATCTAAAAAAATTCCTGAACAGTATTGATCTGGATGACTCCAGACATACGCCAGGTATATTCAGAAATCACGATTATAGCATCATGATAGCTGTATATGTAGATGACTGTGTCATAGCTGCTAAAAGTCAGGAACTTCTAGACGAGTTTGTTTCCACCTTAAGAAACAGATTTGAGcttaaaattattggaaaaaTGAATCAAGGCATTCTACCTACAGATGTACTAGGAATGGACcttgattataatattgatgaaggTAAAATCAGCCTATCATTGCAATCTTACATTGAAagtattgaaaatgattgGCTTGATAAAATTAGTCATATTAAAACTACTTCTACTCCACATGTTTCATCCTATGAACACAACATCAAAAACATTGATTCTATGGACACTAAAACAAGATCTAAAAAGATCAATGAACTGCAGAAGATAAATGGCGTGATTAACTATATTAGATCTAGATGTAGATATGATATAGAGTTCGCTGCCAATAAACTGGCCAGGAGTGTGAACTTTCCAGCAGACAACGTTTTTTACATGGCTGATAAACTTATGAACTATATTTTCCAAACTAAGTCAGAAAAACTTGTGTTCACAAGAGAAACCACTGATAACCCGGCCATAACTCTGCTATCTGATGCCTCACTGGGTACGGAACATGACATGAAGTCCAGAATGGGCATAATGTTATGGTATGGAGAGAACCTCTACAAAGTCATTTCAAGAGCCTCCTCAGCTGTCAGAAACTCATCTACTGAAGCTGAACTGGACGCTATCTATGAAGGATCTAAAGAGGCATATTAtctaaaaaatttttag